In Nitrosophilus labii, the following proteins share a genomic window:
- a CDS encoding integrase core domain-containing protein, with protein sequence MIERFFRTIKEECIWYYNFKSLKEANKIIGEWIDFYNQQRKHSALQYKTPAEVFRLAA encoded by the coding sequence ATGATAGAGAGGTTTTTCAGGACAATCAAAGAGGAGTGTATTTGGTATTATAACTTCAAATCACTCAAGGAGGCTAACAAAATTATTGGAGAATGGATAGATTTTTATAACCAACAAAGAAAACATTCGGCGCTTCAATACAAAACACCGGCAGAAGTGTTTCGTTTAGCAGCTTAG
- a CDS encoding DDE-type integrase/transposase/recombinase produces the protein MRKRAKGHRPRAKVMPSRSQYPNQRWAIDMIRVWSLQDGWATLACVIDTCTREIVGWRLSENGKAKTAEAALQEGLIYRFGKLKRFESKIVLRSDNGLVFTSKSFTKTVKEYNFSQEFITPYTPERPSQRRQPRRCS, from the coding sequence GTGAGAAAACGAGCAAAAGGTCATAGGCCGAGGGCAAAGGTGATGCCATCACGCTCACAATATCCCAATCAAAGATGGGCTATCGATATGATAAGAGTTTGGAGTTTGCAAGATGGTTGGGCAACCTTAGCCTGTGTCATCGATACCTGTACACGTGAGATCGTTGGTTGGAGGCTCTCTGAAAACGGAAAAGCCAAGACAGCAGAAGCAGCACTGCAGGAAGGACTGATATACCGGTTTGGTAAACTTAAAAGATTTGAAAGCAAGATCGTCCTTCGAAGTGACAACGGTCTTGTCTTCACTAGCAAGTCGTTCACCAAAACGGTCAAAGAGTATAATTTTTCCCAGGAGTTCATTACACCATATACTCCAGAGCGTCCGAGCCAAAGGCGACAACCCCGCAGGTGCAGCTGA